The following is a genomic window from Sporosarcina jeotgali.
CCACTTCTCCCACTTGTGACGGCTTACCTTCATCATTAATGATTTCCACACGGTTTCCTGGCGTCGGTTTTCCCATAGATCCTGGTCTTGCATCCATGCCAACCATCGTTCCAACTAGTAATGTATTTTCAGTTTGACCATAGCCATCTCTTACTTGAAGAGAAAACACTTTTTCAAATGTATCGATGACTTCTTTATTCAACGGTTCCCCTGCGGATACAGCACTGCGCAGAGAAGACAAATCATAACTGCTTAAGTCCTCGGCTTTTGCCATGAATCTGTATTCTGTCGGTGTACAGCAGAGAACATTTACTTGATACGTCTTGATCATCTCCATGTACGTTTTCACATCAAACTTGCCATTGTATACAAGACCCGTTGCACCGCTTCCTAACACAGCAAGGAACGGTGTCCAAATCCACTTTTGCCATCCTGGTGCCGCTGTAGCCCAAACCATATCTCCTTCTTGAATGCCTAACCAATTCTCACCAGTCGTTCGAAGGTGAGCGTATCCCCATCCATGCGTATGTACAACACCTTTTGGTTTGCCCGTGGTTCCCGATGTATACGATAAAAATGCCATATCACCGGCTTTTGTAGGTGCAGCCTCATATTGAGCGGGTGCTTTTTTCATCTCGTTAGTCAGAGACACACTTCCAGCGTCTGCTTTTCCAACAACAAACAACGTGACATTTTCGATGCCTTGTACTTCAGACAGCTGACTTGTAAATGCTTCATACGCAACAATTGCTTTTGCGCCGCTATGCGCTAATCGGTATTCAATTTCTGATGCCCGCAGCATCTCAGATGAAGGAATTACTGCTATTCCTGCTTTTAACGCTCCTATATATGCAACATACGCTTCAATTAACCTTGGGACCATCACTAATAGGATGTCTCCTTTTTTCAAACCGTTTGCTCCATAAACAAAAGCTGCTCGATTTGCTTCTTCCATCAACTCATCATATGTATATTCCTTTTTATTGCCTTCTGAGTCGACGTAAATTAATGCTCTCTTATTTGTTCCATCTGCGTACTTTTCAATTTCAGATACAATATTATAGTCCTCAGGTGCAAGCAGTTCTTCTCTTTTCATGAAGTCTCCCCCTTTTAAACAATATAGTCAGTATACATCTAAAATTTATGCAATTCAAAAAGAAACCTAGTTATGTTTTAAGTTTTTCTCCACATACTAAAAAAACTGCCCCCCTTATGGGGGCAGTCCGAACGGTTATTTATTCTTGATAACCTTTCATTTGTTGCTGAGCTTGACGAACCAATCGCTTAGTAATTTCTCCGCCGACGGAACCGTTGGCACGCGATGTTGAGTCTGCTCCAAGCTGAACTCCAAATTCTGAAGCGATTTCGTTCTTCATTTGGTCAAGCGCTTGTTGAACTCCTGGTACTAGAAGTTGGTTTGAATTGCCGCTGTTTGAGTTTGCCATGTTGATGTCACCTCCCTTGTGACCATAGAATGTACCGATTGGGTAAATTCATGCACACAAAGGAAATGGTATCTTTTTCATATTATGAAATCAGCCATTAAAAAGTGTCTAAAACCCTTTCTAATCAACACTTTCAAGGAAACCGACATAGTATTAAGCATTAAAAAAATTTACATTAAAATATGAATCGACCGTTCGAATCACTCTTTTCAACAAAGTCGATTACTTGTTTTCAGGGCAATTCAAGAAGGATCTTTACAACAAGTCACTAAATTCGTCCGTTTTTTCTTCAATAAAACAGTCGATGATTGTGCGGTTTTGAATGGCTTCCATTATCATCGGCTCGAAGCCGATGAAACTTTCGTAGAACTCCACTTTTTCTAAACGCGGTTTTGTTTTCGGGCTGGATGGCGTGAAAACAGTACAGCAGTCTTCAAAAGGCTGAATTGATGTTTCATATGTGCCGATCTTTTTAGCGATTTGGATAATCTCCAGTTTGTCTGTCGCAATAAGCGGACGTAATATCGGTGTCGAAGTAACTGCATTAATGGCTGTAAAACTTTCGAGAGTTTGACTCGCTACTTGTCCCAAGCTTTCGCCAGTCACAATCGCGAGTGCACCGATTTCATTTCTGAGCTGATCTGCAATTCGCATCATGATTCTTCTCGTGGATGTGATGGATACGTTTTCAGGAACTTGTTTTACAATAGCTTGCTGAATATCGGTGAATGGAATGATGTGCAGCTTTATCTTTCCGCCATATGCGCTGATTTGCCGTCCCAATTCAATAACTTTTTCCTGAGCTTGCTCACTCGTAAATGGAGGACTTGCGAAATGAATAGCTTCTATAGTAACTCCGCGCTTCATCATTAAGTATCCGGCGACAGGACTGTCAATTCCGCCAGAAAGCATTAGTAAAGACTTTCCATTTGAACCTACAGGCATTCCGCCAGCACCTTTATAAACTTTCGACGAAAGGAATGAACCATCATTCCGAATATCAATATGCAATAAAATATCCGGTTTTTTTACGTTCACACTCAGATTGGAATGCGCTTTTAAGATGGTGCCGCCGATTTCTCTTTGCAGCTCCCCAGTAACTAACGGGAATGACTTATCCGTTCTGCGTACTTCAACCTTGAACGTCTTCTCCTCCGTGTCCTCGGTTTCAAAGATGGCAAGCGCGGTTTGCTGAATCGCTTCTACTGTCGATTCGCATTTCGCTATCGGACTAAAGGATTGTATACCAGCCACGTCTGAGAGTCGCTCTATCGCTTGTTCAAGATCATCGCTTGTTGCGTATAAAAACATCCGATCACGCTCTGCTTTTAGTTTAACCGATTGTAAGTCGTGAAGAATTTGCTTGATATTCGCTGTAAGTTTTTGTATAAACACTTTTCGATTTCGCCCTTTTAAGGACATTTCTCCGTATCTTATGAGAAGTTCATTCCATATCATGCTGCTTCATCCCTTTCTTGATGGTCTTCAAAAACTCCTGAATCACTTGTGCCAGTATCTCAATTTC
Proteins encoded in this region:
- the mbcS gene encoding acyl-CoA synthetase MbcS, whose translation is MKREELLAPEDYNIVSEIEKYADGTNKRALIYVDSEGNKKEYTYDELMEEANRAAFVYGANGLKKGDILLVMVPRLIEAYVAYIGALKAGIAVIPSSEMLRASEIEYRLAHSGAKAIVAYEAFTSQLSEVQGIENVTLFVVGKADAGSVSLTNEMKKAPAQYEAAPTKAGDMAFLSYTSGTTGKPKGVVHTHGWGYAHLRTTGENWLGIQEGDMVWATAAPGWQKWIWTPFLAVLGSGATGLVYNGKFDVKTYMEMIKTYQVNVLCCTPTEYRFMAKAEDLSSYDLSSLRSAVSAGEPLNKEVIDTFEKVFSLQVRDGYGQTENTLLVGTMVGMDARPGSMGKPTPGNRVEIINDEGKPSQVGEVGDIAVHVSTPALFKEYLRDPERTAMQFRGEYYITGDRAKKDEDGYFWFEGRGDDIIISSGYTIGPFEVEDALTNHPAVKECAVVGSPDEVRGTVVKAFIVLRDPSKKDDSELVKELQDHVKQRTAPYKYPRKIEFVEELPKTASGKIMRVQLRKQEVK
- the thiI gene encoding tRNA uracil 4-sulfurtransferase ThiI, with the protein product MIWNELLIRYGEMSLKGRNRKVFIQKLTANIKQILHDLQSVKLKAERDRMFLYATSDDLEQAIERLSDVAGIQSFSPIAKCESTVEAIQQTALAIFETEDTEEKTFKVEVRRTDKSFPLVTGELQREIGGTILKAHSNLSVNVKKPDILLHIDIRNDGSFLSSKVYKGAGGMPVGSNGKSLLMLSGGIDSPVAGYLMMKRGVTIEAIHFASPPFTSEQAQEKVIELGRQISAYGGKIKLHIIPFTDIQQAIVKQVPENVSITSTRRIMMRIADQLRNEIGALAIVTGESLGQVASQTLESFTAINAVTSTPILRPLIATDKLEIIQIAKKIGTYETSIQPFEDCCTVFTPSSPKTKPRLEKVEFYESFIGFEPMIMEAIQNRTIIDCFIEEKTDEFSDLL
- a CDS encoding alpha/beta-type small acid-soluble spore protein produces the protein MANSNSGNSNQLLVPGVQQALDQMKNEIASEFGVQLGADSTSRANGSVGGEITKRLVRQAQQQMKGYQE